Part of the Kitasatospora sp. NBC_00374 genome is shown below.
GACGTGCAGGCGGTGCTGCCGGAAATAGATCAGCCGGTGCTGTTGCTGCACAGCCCGCAGGACCACGTGGTCTCGCCGGCCAACTCGGAACTGGTACTCGCCCGGATATCCTCGACCGATGTGACCGAGCTGCTTCTTGAACGCAGCTACCACGTGGCGACATTGGACCACGACGCCGGGCTGATCTTCGAGGCGAGCCTCGACTTCGTCCGGCGCCTGGCGCCGGTGACGACCGTCGATGCCGACAACCACTCGGGCTGAAGGGCCGGCAGTGCACGAGACCAACAAGGCGGGCGGCGACGAGGAGCTGCCCCAGGGCGGCTCCGCGAGCGAGCCCGCCGACCAGGCCGACACGGCCGAGGCCACCGACGCGCCCGCGCGCCGTCCGGCCGGCGGCAGCCAGGCCGAGCAGGACGCGATCTTCGCCGCCCTGGTCGCCCAGTTCGACGACCCGGTGGACCTCACCGACCCCCAGTGGCCCGAGATCGAGAACCTGCGGGCCACCAAGGAGAGTGCGGCGCCCGGCGGCGACCCGGCCCTGGCCGACCTCGCGCCGCGGCCGCGCCCCCGCGGCGGCGGGCCGGGCCCGCGCGACTACGTGGCCGCGGAGGACCAGGACGAGGGCCACTTCGTCCCCCCGGAGCCGCCGCCGCTGCCTCCGGCCGACACCACGGCCAGGTTCGCCTGGCTCGCCGTCCTCGGCGGGCCGGCCCTGCTGCTGTTCGACGCGCTGGTCTGGCGCGAGGTCTCCGGCTGGCCGGCCTGGGTGGGGGTCTCCGCCTTCCTGGGCGGCTTCGCCACCCTGGTGGCCCGGATGAAGGCCGGCGACGACGACGAGCCGGAAGACCCGAACGGCGGCGCGGTCGTCTGAGGCGGGCTCAGGCGCCGGGCAGGACGGTACGGAGCCCGGGTCGGCGGTACCCGGAGATCTTGGCCAGGGCGAACACGACGGCCGCCGCACAGGTCACCGCCGCCCAGGCCGGCAGCAGCAGGGCGGCCGGCAGCAGCGCGCCCAGGGTGAGCACCACGCAGGGCCCGTACCAGCGCAGCACCGTCCGGACGCCGTCGCCGTAGCGCAGGGCGATGGCGGCGTTGGCGGTGTAGAAGGCGAGGACTCCGCCGCACAGCGCCCAGCAGGAGCCGGACGGCAGGTGGTGGTCCGGCTCCGCGACGGCGGTGCCGAGCGCGGCGGCGATCACCGTGATGCCGGAGACCAGCACGAACGGCAGGTACATCACGGTGTCGCGGATCGCGCGGGTGGCGCCGCCCGCCTGGGCCCGGTCCAGCCCCTGGGCGGCATGGGCGGTGCCCCAGAGGAAGAAGATCATCGCCAGTTCGGCGACCACCACGAAACCGGCCAGCGCGGCGCCGGCGGAGGCGGCGGTGAAGTGGTCGGCCAGGGTGGCCACCACCGTGAACACGCTCTCGCCGAGCACGATCACCACGAACAGGCCGATCCGCTCGACCAGGTGCTCGGTGGAGAGCCGGCTGTAGAACTCCTCGGTGAGCCCCGTCCGCACCGCCAGCAGCACCACCTCCAGCGCGATCGCCACCCCCCAGAGCACGAACCGCCCCGGGTTCGGCACCGCGGCCGACACCGCCCACAGCACGGCCGGCACCAGGGCGTAGCCCAGCGGCCGCCACCGTGGCAGCGGGTCGTCGCTGCGCCGGGCCCGGTCGAACCAGATCAGGAAGAACATCAGCCGCACCCAGGCCGCGCCCAGCGCGTACGCCCAGGCCCGGTCGCCGAGCCCGTCCGGCGCGGCCGCCGCCATCAGCCCGAGCGCCGGCATCGCCGCGAGCAGCATCGCCTGCACCCCCGGCCGGGCCGAGCCGAACACGTTGACCGTCACCATCAGGTTGACCCACGCCCACCAGGCCGGGAAGAACAGCACGAGGAAGGTCCCGAAGTCCCCCGCGTCCGGATCCCCGTGCAGGTCGCGCGCCAGCACGCTGACCGTGACCACGAACACCAGGTCGAAGAACAGCTCGAACCAGCCCGCCCGGTGCTCCTCCGAAGCCACTGCCGCCGTCGTCTCGCTCACGCCCCCACTGTGCGCGGCCCCGCACCCCGCCCGCGGCCCGGCTCGCCGGGGAGCAGCCGGATCGGAAGGCTCCTAGGCTGGACGGTGGAACACCCCGCCGGACCCTGGAGGCGGTGCGCCATGCACGCCGCTCGCTCCGCCTGCATCGGCTTACTGAGCGCGGCCATCGGCCTGACGGCGGCGGCCGGTTGCGGCTCGCCGGAGATCACCACGGCACCGATCTCCCCGGTGTCGTCCACCGGGTCGGCCTCCGCCGCCACGGCCGCGACGCCGCGGGCAGGGGTCGGCGACACCCTGGAACTGGCCGGTTCACAGGCCGGAGAGCGGATGGCCGTGACGGTGACCCAGGTGGTCGACCCGGCCTTCCCGTCGACCGGGTTCGACTCGCCCAGCCCGGGCGACCGCCTGGTGGCGGTGCAGTTCCGGCTCAGCAACACCGGGACGGCGCCGTACTCGGACTCCCCTTCCAACGGCGCCCAGGTGATCGACTCCACCGGACAGGGCTTCAACGCCGTCATCGCCGGTACCAGCACCGCCGGGCCCGCGTTCCCGGCCGGGGTCCGGGTCGCACCCGGCGAGAGCGCGCTCGGCTTTATCACCTTCGACATCCCGGCCCGATCTGCGGTCGCGAAGGTGCAGTTCACCCTGGAGTCGGGCTTCGCCGCCCAGACCGGCCAGTGGACGGTCACCGGCGCACCTGGCTCGCCCCGGACACCCGGGGCACCGACCACCCCCGGCTCCGCGCGCACGCCCGGAACGCCGGCCACCCCGACCGCCACCCCGACCGTCTCCACCGCAGCTCCCGCCCAGGTGGTGCTGGACTACGTCGCGGCCATCAACTCCCATGACTACGCCCGCGCCTGGGCGCTCGGCGGACGCAACCTCGGCGGCAGCTACCAGAGCTTCGTGGCGGGCTTCGCCGACACCGCCCACGACACCGTCACCATCACGAGCGTGCGAGGCAACACCGTCGGCGTGGTGCTCGACGCCCTCCAGAACGACGGCAGCCACCGCTTCTACTCCGGCACCTACACCGTGGTCAACGGCGTGATCACCGGCGCGGCGATCCGCTAGGAACTGGCGGCCGGGACCCGCACGACGGCCAGCACCGGCAGGTGGTCGGTGGCGGCGAGCAGGTCGGCCGGGTCGAGGCCGGGCAGCCCGTGCGGGACTCCGCAGGCCAGGACCTCCAGGTCGCGGGTGGCGAAGACCGCGTCGATCCGCTGGTGCGGGTTGTCCGGTACGGAGGTGAAGGTGCCGCCCCAGGGCGCCGCCGGGTGGGCGTCCTGGAAGTCCGCGGCCAGCTTCCGCCAGCCCGGGCCGTCGGGGTGCTCGTTGAAGTCCCCGGCGATCAGGCCGGGCTCCCCCGGGTCGAACTGGCCCGGCAGCAGGGCGAACTGGCGCTGCCGTTCCTCGGCGTCGAGGCTGAGGTGGCAGCTGGTCACGGAGAACGGGACGGATCCGCCGATCCTGACCAGGGCGGTGGCGAAGCCACGGGCGTGCAGGCCCCGGGTCTTGGGGAGCAGGCGGTCCCTGGTCGCCAGGACGTCGACCCGCAGCCGGCCGAGCAGCAGCGGGCCCGCGGCGACCCGGCCGCCGCCGGAGAGGATGACGGTGCCGGTGCGGTGGGCGAGCCAGGCGGCCTGCTTCTCGGGCTTCCAGTAGCGCGGGGACTCCTGGACGCAGATCAGGTCGGGCTCGCAGGCCTTGATCACCCGGACCAGGGCGTCCCGGTCGTCGCGCAGCGAGCGGATGTTGTAGCTGAGCACGCGGACGCGTTGGGCGCCGTCGGGCTCGGCCCCGGAGGCGGGCAGCTCGGTCACTGACGTCACGGAGCCGATGCTAGGGCCTGTCCGGCACCTGACGGTGGATCAGCACGCGAAAAGGGCGGCGGGACGGCTGCGCGCCCGTCCCGCCGCGAGGTCAGATCCGGGCGAGGTCGGCCGCGCCGGAGATGCCGGCGGCGGAGCCCATGGAGGCGAGCACGACCTCGGCCCGCGGCCGGTGGACGCCGCCGGTGAGGTACTTCCGGAAGGCGGCGGCGACCGGGTCGAGCAGCAGCCGGCCGGAGTCCGAGACGCCGCCGCCGAGCACGAACACGCCCGGGTCGAACAGCGCGGCGAGGTCGGCCATGCCGCGGCCCAGCCAGTCGGCCAGCTCCGCGTAGCACTCCAGCGCCAGCGGGTCGCCGTCCTCGGCCGCCTCGGTGATGTGGATGCCGCGGATGGTCTCGGCGACGCCGTCGTTGAGCTCCAGCATCCGCTTGCCCGCGATGGGGTCGGCGGCGGCCTTCTCCCGGCCGTAGCGACGCAGCGCCCGGCCGGAGCCGTACTGCTCCCAGCAGCCGTGGCCGCCGCAGCCGCAGAGCAGCCCGTCGGGGACCATGTTGAGGTGGCCGATCTCGCCGGCCACGCCGAAGCGGCCGCGGTGCAGCCGGCCGTCGAGCACGATGCCACCGCCGATGCCGGTGCCGACGGTGATCAGCACCATGTCCTCGTGCGCGGCGGCCGCGCCGAACCGGAACTCGGCCCAGGCCGCGCAGTTGGCATCGTTCTCGACCACCGTGGGGAGCCCGGTGAGCTCCTCGATCCGGGTCTTGAGGGGCTCGTTCTCCCAGGCGATGTTGGGCGCGAAGATCACCGTGGAGCGGTCCCGGTCGACGAAACCGGGGGCGCCCACGCCCACGCCGCCCACGTCCGGGTGCTGTTCCTTCAACTCGCGGACGGCCTGCGCGATGGCGTCGACCGCCCACTGGGGGTCGGCCGGGGTGGGCACCCGGGTCCTCGCCAGGATCTCGCCGGTCTCGTCGACCACGCCTGCCGCGATCTTCGTCCCGCCGACATCGACGCCGATGGTCAGAGCCATGTGTCCCTCAGCTATTCACTCGTTCCCGCTGAGCGGAACGCTACCCGCTGGGCAGTGCTCCCGTACACACTCCGACCTACATGAATCGAAGACAATTTTCGAGAATTTGCCCGAGACGCCTTCAAAAGTCGTAATGTTCGCCCCTCTGAGTGACATTGACAGAGCTTTCGGTCACCATCCCTGACCAGCAGCTTCAGAAGTTGTCGGACGGTTCGTCGAGGTCGATGTGGACCGGCTCGGCGTGTCCGGGCGCCGACCAGCGGCGCTCGTGTCCGGCCACCGCGGCCCGGTACGCGGCCAGCAGCTCACCGCCCGCGGCGGCGAGATGTCCGAACACCTCGGGGTTGCTCTCCCGGACGCGGGTGCCGTACTCCTGGGCCTTGCCGCCGAGCGCCTCGGCGAACCGCCGCACCTCGTCCACCAGCGGGCCGAGCTCCGGGCCGAACGGCTCGCCGGAGCCGTCCGGCTGCTCGGAACGGTCGGTCTTCTGGTCCGCCATCAGTGGTCCCTCTCGCCGCGGTCGAGCCACCGACGGTACCGGACCGGGCCGACGGGCGGTCGCGATCACGCCCCGGGCCGGGCGCCGAGGGCCCCGGCTACTGCGCCAGGCCGCGGGGCCAGAGCGCCGGGTCGGGCGCGAAGCGCAGCGTGAGCACCCCGTCCGCGAGGCCCGCCCCACTGACGGTGCAGCGGCGCAGCGCGGACGGCAGCAGCAGGATCCGCCGGTAGGCACCCACCCCGAGCACCAGTTCGTCGCCGCGGCGGACCAGCTCCAGCTCGTCCCGGTCGGCACCGGGCAGCGGCAGGTGCCAGAGCAGCAGCCCGTCCTCGGCCAGCCGGTCCTCGATCCTGGGCTGCGGCGCCGGGGCGGCCGGCGGCCGGCCGGCGGCGTAGAGCTGGGCGGCGATGTCCTCCAGGGCCACCTCCGGCCGGCGGCAGGTCAGCAGCGGGACGTCCAGTTCGGCGGCCAGTTCGGCCAGCCGGTCGCGTTCGCGGGCGGCCAGGCCGGCCAGCCACGGGTCCGGGGAGGCGACGGCGTCCGCGGGCAGGGCGCGGTGGGCGACCACGGCGTCCAGCCGGTGCCCGTACAGGGCCAGGCCGGCCCGGATCCGGCGCAGTTCCTCGGGGCGGTGGGTCTCGGCGTCGACGGCCAGCCGGACGGTGGTGCCGGGGGCGTCGACCACCGCGCGGGCTTCGGCGAGCGCGGCCTGAGCGGTGGCGCGCGCCTCGAACAGCCAGTCCGCGGGCATCGGGACGCCGGCGACGGCGGCCAGGAGCGGGCGCAGCGCCCGGGCGGCCTGGCGCTGCTCGGGCAGCAGCCGCGACAGGTAGCGGTCCAGTTGCTCGGGCAGGGCGAGGGTGGCGATCAGCTCGGCGGGGGCGGGGGCGGCGACCACCACGACGTCGGCGTCGGCGGAGCGCAGTTCCCGCAGCAGGGCGAGCGGCCGGGTGCCGGGGAGCGGGGTGAGCTCCTCCGGGTCGAGCGGTTCGGCGCCGATCAGGGCGAGCGCGGGGGCGAGCCGGCCGCTCAGTGCCCCGAGGGCGTCGCGGAAGGTGCTCTGCTCGTCGATCCGGGCGACGTCGAGCCGCTCGGCGTACCGGGCGGGCTCGGCCGTCAGGCGGGTGCCGAGCAGGACGTCCAGGGCGCGGTGCGGGTCGTCGGCGGCGAGCAGCAGGGTGCGGCGGCCGGCGGCGGCGGCGTGCAGAGCGGTGGCGGCGGCGACGGTGGCCGCCGCGCTCTCGGCGCCGCTGACCAGGATCGTGCGGGGTGCCACGGGATCTCTCCGCTCAGCCTTCGGGGGTGGGCCCGGCTCGGCCGGCGGGCCCGGCTTCGGTGGTGGGGCCGGTCAGCCTTCCACGCGCTTCTTCAGGCCGGCGAGCGCCCGGTCGATGATGACCTTCTCCGCCTTGCGCTTGATCATCCCGAGCATCGGGATCTTCACGTCGACGGCCAGCTGGTAGGTGACCTCGGTGCTGCCGTTCTTGAGCGGGGCGAGCGCGTAGGAGCCGTCCAGGGCGCGGAGCATCTGGCTCTTGACCAGCGTCCAGGAGACCTCGCGGTCGTCGTCCCAGGTGTAGGCGAGCACGTGCTCGTCGCGGATCGCCCCGGCGTCCAGCAGCAGTCGCACCTCGGCCGCACGGCCGCCGTCGACGGTGGCCAGCACCTCGATCTCCTTGACCTCCCCGGTCCAGGCCGGGTACGCGGCGAAGTCCGCGATCACGGCCATGACCTCGGCCGGGGTGGCGTCGATGATGATGCTCGACCTGGTGTGCTCCGCCATGACGGCCCTCCGCGTCTCTTCAGCTGTGCGCCCAGGGCAGGCTATCGCGATACGGCGGGCGGGCGGCCCGCCGCCCCTGCGGCGCCGGCCGGCGGCCGACGGAGATGGTCGGTGCACCCGCTACCCGTGGGTCACCCGGGGCCTGCCGTAAGGTGCCGGTGGGACCGGCGCTGACCTGGTCCGTCAGAGGTGACGGGTGTGACTATCGGAACACCGAAGGCAACCCCCTGGCCCAAACGACCTACCGGGCAGTAACGTCCTGCCGTCCCGCAGCGTCGCAGACGAGGAGCAGTCTTGCTCGAGTTCAGCCTTCCGGCCCGCTACCAGGTACCGAGCGGCGGTAACCTCTCCGACCTCGTCCACCAGAACGCCGAGCTGCACCCGGACGTGGCCGTCCTCGGGCGCAAGGTGGACGGCCGGTGGCAGGACGTCACCGCCGTGCAGTTCCTGGCCGAGGTCCACGCGGCGGCGAAGGGCCTGATCGCCACCGGCATCGGGCCCGGCGACCGGGTCGGCGTGCTCTCCCGGACCCGGTACGAGTGGACGCTGCTGGACTTCGCGATCTGGTCCGCCGGCGCGATCACCGTCCCGGTGTACGAGACCTCCTCCGCCGAGCAGGTGCGCTGGATCCTGGGCGACTCCGGCGCCGTGGCCGTGGTCACCGAGACCGACGCGCACGCCGCGCTGGTGGCCGGGCTTCGCGAGGAGCTGCCGGAGCTGGAGCACACCTGGCAGATCGAGGCCGGCGCGCTGGCCGCGCTGGCCGAGGCCGGCGCCAAGGTCACCGACGCCACGGTGACCGAGCGCCGCTCGGTGGCGACCGAGGACTCGCTCGCCACCATCGTGTACACCTCGGGCACCACCGGCCGCCCGAAGGGCTGTCAGCTGACGCACGGGAACTTCATCTCCGAGCTGGGCAACGTGACCACCCGTCTGGAGCCGCTGTTCCGCACCGGCGAGGGCTCGACCCTGCTCTTCCTGCCGCTGGCCCACGTGCTCGGCCGGATCGCCGAGATCGCGGCCGCGATCGCCCCCATCAAGCTCGGCCACGTCTCCGACATCAAGAACGTCACCGCCGAGCTCGGCTCGTTCCGGCCGACCCTGATCCTGGGCGTCCCGAGAGTCTTCGAGAAGGTCTTCAACACCGCACGGGCCAAGGCCCAGGCGGACGGCAAGGGCGCGATCTTCGACAAGGCCACCGAGACCGCGATCGCCTACAGCCGGGCCCTGGACGCCGGGCGGATCCCGCTGCTGCTGCGGATCAAGCACACGGTCTTCGACCGGCTGGTCTACAGCAAGCTGCGCGCGGCGCTGGGCGGCCGCTGCACCCATGCGATCTCCGGCGGCGCCCCGCTCGGCGAGCGCCTCGGCCACTTCTACCGCGGCATCGGCTTCACCGTGCTGGAGGGCTACGGCCTGACCGAGACCTGCGCGGCGATCGCCTTCAACCCGCACGACAAGCCGAAGATCGGCACGGTCGGCCAGCCGATGCCCGGCTCCGCCGTGAAGATCGCCGAGGACGGCGAGGTCCTGCTCAAGGGCCCGCAGGTCTTCACCGGTTACTGGAACAACCCGGCGGCCACCGCCGAGGTGCTGCGCGACGGCTGGTTCGCCAGCGGCGACATCGGCACCCTGGACGACGAGGGCTACCTGACCATCACCGGCCGGAAGAAGGAGATCATCGTCACCGCGGGCGGCAAGAACGTCGCCCCCGCCGTGATCGAGGACCGGATCCGGGCCCACGCCCTGGTCGGCGAGGTGATGGTGGTCGGCGACCGCAGGCCCTTCATCGCCTGCCTGCTCACCGTCGACCCCGAGTTCTTCCCCAAGTGGAAGGAGCTCAGCGGCAAGCCCGCCGAGGCCACCCTGACCGACCTGCGCGAGGACGCCGATCTGCTGGCCGCCCTGCAGGCCGCGGTCGACGAGGGCAACCTGGCCGTCTCGGCCGCCGAGGCGGTCAAGAAGTTCCGTCTGCTGGACACCGTCTTCTCCGAGGAGAGCGGCCACCTCACTCCCTCGCTCAAGCTCAAGCGCAACGTCGTCCTCAAGGACTTCGCGGGCGAGGTCGAGGCGCTCTACCAGCGCTGAGGCGAGCACGCCGACGGCCCGTCCGCTCCACCCGGAGCGGACGGGCCGTCCCCTGTCCGGGCTCAGCCGGCCAGCAGCGAGGTGAGCCGCCCGGCGAGCAGGTCCCAG
Proteins encoded:
- a CDS encoding low temperature requirement protein A, producing the protein MSETTAAVASEEHRAGWFELFFDLVFVVTVSVLARDLHGDPDAGDFGTFLVLFFPAWWAWVNLMVTVNVFGSARPGVQAMLLAAMPALGLMAAAAPDGLGDRAWAYALGAAWVRLMFFLIWFDRARRSDDPLPRWRPLGYALVPAVLWAVSAAVPNPGRFVLWGVAIALEVVLLAVRTGLTEEFYSRLSTEHLVERIGLFVVIVLGESVFTVVATLADHFTAASAGAALAGFVVVAELAMIFFLWGTAHAAQGLDRAQAGGATRAIRDTVMYLPFVLVSGITVIAAALGTAVAEPDHHLPSGSCWALCGGVLAFYTANAAIALRYGDGVRTVLRWYGPCVVLTLGALLPAALLLPAWAAVTCAAAVVFALAKISGYRRPGLRTVLPGA
- a CDS encoding DUF4352 domain-containing protein produces the protein MHAARSACIGLLSAAIGLTAAAGCGSPEITTAPISPVSSTGSASAATAATPRAGVGDTLELAGSQAGERMAVTVTQVVDPAFPSTGFDSPSPGDRLVAVQFRLSNTGTAPYSDSPSNGAQVIDSTGQGFNAVIAGTSTAGPAFPAGVRVAPGESALGFITFDIPARSAVAKVQFTLESGFAAQTGQWTVTGAPGSPRTPGAPTTPGSARTPGTPATPTATPTVSTAAPAQVVLDYVAAINSHDYARAWALGGRNLGGSYQSFVAGFADTAHDTVTITSVRGNTVGVVLDALQNDGSHRFYSGTYTVVNGVITGAAIR
- a CDS encoding endonuclease/exonuclease/phosphatase family protein, encoding MTSVTELPASGAEPDGAQRVRVLSYNIRSLRDDRDALVRVIKACEPDLICVQESPRYWKPEKQAAWLAHRTGTVILSGGGRVAAGPLLLGRLRVDVLATRDRLLPKTRGLHARGFATALVRIGGSVPFSVTSCHLSLDAEERQRQFALLPGQFDPGEPGLIAGDFNEHPDGPGWRKLAADFQDAHPAAPWGGTFTSVPDNPHQRIDAVFATRDLEVLACGVPHGLPGLDPADLLAATDHLPVLAVVRVPAASS
- a CDS encoding ROK family glucokinase, translating into MALTIGVDVGGTKIAAGVVDETGEILARTRVPTPADPQWAVDAIAQAVRELKEQHPDVGGVGVGAPGFVDRDRSTVIFAPNIAWENEPLKTRIEELTGLPTVVENDANCAAWAEFRFGAAAAHEDMVLITVGTGIGGGIVLDGRLHRGRFGVAGEIGHLNMVPDGLLCGCGGHGCWEQYGSGRALRRYGREKAAADPIAGKRMLELNDGVAETIRGIHITEAAEDGDPLALECYAELADWLGRGMADLAALFDPGVFVLGGGVSDSGRLLLDPVAAAFRKYLTGGVHRPRAEVVLASMGSAAGISGAADLARI
- a CDS encoding DUF5304 family protein — its product is MADQKTDRSEQPDGSGEPFGPELGPLVDEVRRFAEALGGKAQEYGTRVRESNPEVFGHLAAAGGELLAAYRAAVAGHERRWSAPGHAEPVHIDLDEPSDNF
- a CDS encoding ArsA family ATPase codes for the protein MAPRTILVSGAESAAATVAAATALHAAAAGRRTLLLAADDPHRALDVLLGTRLTAEPARYAERLDVARIDEQSTFRDALGALSGRLAPALALIGAEPLDPEELTPLPGTRPLALLRELRSADADVVVVAAPAPAELIATLALPEQLDRYLSRLLPEQRQAARALRPLLAAVAGVPMPADWLFEARATAQAALAEARAVVDAPGTTVRLAVDAETHRPEELRRIRAGLALYGHRLDAVVAHRALPADAVASPDPWLAGLAARERDRLAELAAELDVPLLTCRRPEVALEDIAAQLYAAGRPPAAPAPQPRIEDRLAEDGLLLWHLPLPGADRDELELVRRGDELVLGVGAYRRILLLPSALRRCTVSGAGLADGVLTLRFAPDPALWPRGLAQ
- a CDS encoding SRPBCC family protein, with translation MAEHTRSSIIIDATPAEVMAVIADFAAYPAWTGEVKEIEVLATVDGGRAAEVRLLLDAGAIRDEHVLAYTWDDDREVSWTLVKSQMLRALDGSYALAPLKNGSTEVTYQLAVDVKIPMLGMIKRKAEKVIIDRALAGLKKRVEG
- a CDS encoding long-chain fatty acid--CoA ligase: MLEFSLPARYQVPSGGNLSDLVHQNAELHPDVAVLGRKVDGRWQDVTAVQFLAEVHAAAKGLIATGIGPGDRVGVLSRTRYEWTLLDFAIWSAGAITVPVYETSSAEQVRWILGDSGAVAVVTETDAHAALVAGLREELPELEHTWQIEAGALAALAEAGAKVTDATVTERRSVATEDSLATIVYTSGTTGRPKGCQLTHGNFISELGNVTTRLEPLFRTGEGSTLLFLPLAHVLGRIAEIAAAIAPIKLGHVSDIKNVTAELGSFRPTLILGVPRVFEKVFNTARAKAQADGKGAIFDKATETAIAYSRALDAGRIPLLLRIKHTVFDRLVYSKLRAALGGRCTHAISGGAPLGERLGHFYRGIGFTVLEGYGLTETCAAIAFNPHDKPKIGTVGQPMPGSAVKIAEDGEVLLKGPQVFTGYWNNPAATAEVLRDGWFASGDIGTLDDEGYLTITGRKKEIIVTAGGKNVAPAVIEDRIRAHALVGEVMVVGDRRPFIACLLTVDPEFFPKWKELSGKPAEATLTDLREDADLLAALQAAVDEGNLAVSAAEAVKKFRLLDTVFSEESGHLTPSLKLKRNVVLKDFAGEVEALYQR